Proteins co-encoded in one Pseudorhizobium banfieldiae genomic window:
- a CDS encoding undecaprenyl-diphosphate phosphatase gives MPEQSIISALVLGIIEGLTEFIPVSSTAHVLLAGHFLGFESPGNTFAVLIQLGAILAILLVYFRKLWEIAMALPTSGKARRFVLTVLLAFLPAAVIGALAHDFIKTILFETPMLICIVLILGGFVLLAVDRMAIRPKYTDIMDYPPSLAFKIGLFQCLAMVPGTSRSGATIVGSLLMGTDKRSAAEFSFFLAMPTMLGAFTLDLYKNRDLIRFDDGIVIAIGFIAAFVMALVVVRSLLDFVSSRGYAPFAWWRIAVGTAGLVGLLIFG, from the coding sequence ATGCCGGAACAATCGATCATCAGCGCTCTCGTACTGGGCATAATCGAGGGCCTGACGGAGTTCATCCCCGTGTCGTCGACGGCACATGTTCTTCTGGCTGGTCACTTCCTCGGCTTCGAATCGCCCGGCAACACATTTGCGGTGCTTATCCAGTTGGGCGCCATCTTGGCGATCCTGCTCGTCTACTTCCGCAAGCTCTGGGAGATCGCCATGGCCTTGCCGACGTCCGGGAAGGCACGGCGCTTCGTACTGACGGTCCTGCTCGCCTTCCTGCCGGCTGCGGTCATCGGGGCGCTCGCCCATGACTTCATCAAGACGATCCTGTTCGAGACGCCGATGCTGATCTGCATCGTGCTCATCCTGGGCGGCTTCGTGCTGCTTGCGGTGGATCGCATGGCAATTCGGCCGAAATACACGGACATCATGGATTATCCGCCGTCGCTTGCCTTCAAGATCGGCCTGTTCCAGTGCCTTGCCATGGTTCCCGGAACCTCGCGGTCCGGTGCTACCATCGTCGGCTCGCTGCTGATGGGGACCGACAAGCGGTCGGCGGCGGAATTCTCCTTCTTCCTCGCCATGCCGACAATGCTCGGTGCGTTCACCCTCGATCTCTACAAGAACCGGGATCTTATCCGCTTCGATGATGGCATCGTCATCGCCATCGGCTTCATCGCGGCCTTCGTTATGGCGCTGGTGGTAGTCCGCTCTCTTCTGGATTTCGTTTCAAGCCGCGGCTATGCGCCGTTCGCCTGGTGGCGGATTGCCGTCGGAACGGCCGGCCTGGTCGGGCTGTTGATCTTTGGCTGA
- a CDS encoding YraN family protein, translating into MAKQARERRRAERRGHFAEYAAALFLLAKGYRILAIRFRTKAGEIDLVARKGDLAVFVEVKARVGEREAVDAVSATAQRRIRAASDIWLSRRSDAARLSQRYDVVAVLPGRLPKHFPDAF; encoded by the coding sequence GTGGCAAAGCAAGCTAGGGAGAGGCGCCGGGCGGAACGGCGCGGCCATTTCGCCGAATATGCCGCCGCACTCTTTCTGCTGGCGAAAGGTTATCGGATCCTCGCCATCCGCTTCCGTACCAAGGCCGGGGAGATCGACTTGGTAGCGCGAAAGGGTGATCTGGCAGTCTTCGTCGAGGTCAAGGCGAGGGTCGGAGAGCGGGAGGCTGTGGATGCCGTGAGCGCTACGGCCCAACGACGCATTCGCGCAGCAAGCGACATATGGCTTTCACGCCGTTCGGATGCCGCGCGCCTGTCGCAACGCTACGATGTCGTTGCCGTGCTTCCCGGCCGTCTTCCAAAGCACTTCCCAGATGCATTCTGA
- the dnaN gene encoding DNA polymerase III subunit beta — protein sequence MRITLERSNLLKSLNHVHRVVERRNTIPILSNVLLRASGADLELKATDLDLEITEAVAAMVEQPGATTVPAHLLYEIVRKLPEGSEVRLATNPDGGSMTVQSGRSKFSLQCLPEADFPDLTAGSFSHTFKLKATDLKMLIDRTQFAISTEETRYYLNGIFFHTIEAGGDLKLRAVATDGHRLARADVEAPSGSEGMPGIIIPRKTVGELQKLVDNPDLMVTVEVSDAKIRLTIGSIIMTSKLIDGTFPDYQRVIPTNNDKEMRVDCQSFTRAVDRVSTISSERGRAVKLSLADGQLTLTVNNPDSGSATEEVAVGYEHDPLEIGFNAKYLLDITAQLSGEDAVFMLADAGSPTLVRDTAGDDALYVLMPMRV from the coding sequence ATGCGTATTACTCTTGAGCGGTCCAATCTCCTGAAGTCGCTGAACCATGTCCATCGTGTCGTGGAACGTCGCAACACGATCCCGATCCTGTCGAACGTGCTCCTGCGCGCTTCCGGCGCCGACCTGGAGCTCAAGGCGACGGACCTCGACCTGGAGATCACCGAGGCGGTTGCAGCCATGGTCGAACAGCCGGGTGCCACGACCGTGCCAGCGCATCTCCTCTATGAAATCGTCCGCAAATTGCCGGAGGGATCGGAGGTCCGTCTGGCGACCAATCCGGACGGCGGCTCGATGACGGTGCAGTCGGGACGCTCGAAGTTCTCGCTGCAGTGCCTTCCGGAGGCGGACTTCCCCGATCTTACCGCCGGCAGCTTCAGCCATACTTTCAAGCTGAAGGCGACCGATCTGAAGATGCTGATCGACCGCACCCAGTTCGCCATCTCGACGGAAGAGACACGATACTACCTGAACGGCATCTTCTTCCACACGATCGAGGCCGGCGGCGACCTGAAGCTGCGTGCCGTGGCGACCGACGGACATCGGCTGGCCCGCGCCGATGTCGAGGCACCCTCAGGTTCGGAAGGCATGCCGGGCATCATCATTCCGCGCAAGACCGTCGGCGAGCTTCAGAAGCTGGTCGACAACCCCGACCTGATGGTCACGGTCGAGGTCTCCGACGCGAAGATCCGCCTGACGATCGGCTCCATCATCATGACGTCGAAGCTGATCGACGGCACATTCCCCGATTACCAGCGCGTCATCCCGACGAACAACGACAAGGAGATGCGCGTCGACTGCCAGAGCTTCACCCGCGCCGTCGACCGCGTATCGACAATCTCGTCGGAGCGAGGCCGTGCCGTGAAGCTGTCGCTGGCCGATGGGCAACTGACGCTTACCGTAAACAATCCCGATTCCGGCAGCGCGACGGAAGAGGTCGCAGTAGGCTATGAACACGATCCGCTGGAGATCGGCTTCAACGCCAAGTACCTGCTCGACATCACCGCGCAGCTTTCAGGCGAGGATGCGGTCTTCATGCTCGCGGACGCGGGCTCCCCTACCCTGGTGCGGGACACCGCGGGCGATGACGCGCTCTACGTCCTGATGCCGATGCGGGTCTGA
- the rsmI gene encoding 16S rRNA (cytidine(1402)-2'-O)-methyltransferase, which produces MGRSYRIGNTAVPARPLEPGLYLVATPIGNLGDITLRALETLAGADVLACEDTRVTRVLLDRYGIVNRPFAYHEHNAAEAGPKLLAALAEGRSVALVSDAGTPLVSDPGYRLGRMAIDAGHRVIPIPGASAPLAALVGSGLPSDSFLFAGFLPVKDKGRRDRLAELSRVPATLVFFESPHRIGASLAAAADVLGTAREAAVCRELTKAFEEFRRGTLAELADFYAERAVKGEIVLLIAPPEIDDVPGAMEVDVLLKELAATMPTSKAAAEGARLTGLSKKDLYQRLLALKDGDGGKAS; this is translated from the coding sequence ATGGGCCGCAGCTACAGGATCGGCAATACGGCGGTCCCCGCACGCCCGCTGGAGCCGGGGCTCTATCTCGTCGCCACCCCGATCGGTAATCTCGGCGATATCACCCTGCGTGCGCTCGAGACGCTGGCGGGAGCCGACGTGCTTGCCTGCGAAGACACGCGTGTGACGCGCGTGCTTCTGGACCGCTACGGCATCGTCAACCGCCCCTTCGCCTATCACGAACACAATGCCGCCGAAGCAGGGCCGAAGCTGCTTGCCGCGCTCGCGGAAGGACGGTCGGTGGCGCTCGTTTCGGATGCGGGCACTCCCCTCGTCTCGGACCCGGGCTACCGGCTGGGACGCATGGCAATCGACGCTGGACACCGCGTCATCCCTATCCCCGGCGCCTCGGCGCCCTTGGCGGCGCTGGTGGGTTCAGGCCTGCCCTCGGACAGCTTCCTGTTCGCCGGCTTCCTGCCGGTCAAGGACAAGGGCAGGCGGGATCGGCTGGCAGAACTGTCGCGCGTGCCGGCGACGCTCGTCTTTTTCGAATCGCCCCACCGTATCGGGGCGAGCCTTGCCGCCGCAGCCGATGTTCTCGGAACGGCTCGCGAGGCGGCAGTGTGTCGCGAATTGACGAAGGCCTTTGAGGAATTCCGGCGGGGCACGCTGGCGGAACTGGCTGACTTCTATGCGGAGCGGGCCGTGAAGGGCGAAATCGTCCTCCTGATAGCTCCTCCTGAAATCGATGATGTGCCGGGGGCGATGGAGGTCGATGTCCTGCTGAAGGAACTGGCGGCCACCATGCCGACATCCAAGGCGGCCGCCGAGGGCGCGCGCCTCACAGGGCTGTCGAAGAAGGACCTCTACCAGCGGCTGCTGGCGCTGAAGGACGGAGACGGTGGCAAAGCAAGCTAG
- the pmtA gene encoding phospholipid N-methyltransferase PmtA, with amino-acid sequence MELRLKERLGRKFDEEIRFFKGWIDGPKSVGAILPTSAVTARRMASVINPASGLPVLELGPGTGIITKAIIDRGVAAENIVSIEYSTDFYQHLKRTIPGVNFINGDAFDLDTTLGDWKDRKFDAVISAIPMLSFPMEKRIALLEDLLDRMPPGRPVVQITYSPVSPIDARPDRFHIRHLDFVVRNIPPAQLWVYSRG; translated from the coding sequence ATGGAATTGCGACTGAAGGAAAGGCTGGGCCGGAAGTTCGACGAGGAGATCAGGTTCTTCAAGGGCTGGATCGACGGCCCCAAGAGCGTCGGGGCCATATTGCCGACTTCAGCGGTCACCGCGCGTCGCATGGCGAGCGTCATCAATCCGGCTTCAGGCCTGCCGGTTCTTGAACTCGGACCCGGCACCGGCATCATCACCAAGGCGATCATCGACCGCGGCGTGGCGGCGGAGAATATCGTCTCGATCGAGTATTCGACCGATTTCTACCAGCACCTCAAGCGGACGATCCCTGGCGTCAACTTCATCAACGGCGACGCCTTCGACCTGGACACGACACTTGGTGACTGGAAGGACCGCAAGTTCGATGCGGTGATTTCGGCGATCCCGATGCTGAGCTTTCCGATGGAGAAGCGCATCGCGCTGCTGGAGGACCTGCTCGACCGAATGCCGCCCGGCCGCCCTGTTGTCCAGATCACCTATAGCCCGGTATCTCCCATCGACGCCCGCCCTGACCGGTTCCATATCCGCCACCTCGACTTCGTCGTCCGCAACATCCCGCCGGCGCAGCTCTGGGTCTACAGCCGGGGCTAG
- a CDS encoding histidine phosphatase family protein — MFGVYVTHPQVNIDPQVPVPQWGLSETGRARANEAAQSAWAATLQRIVSSDERKAVETAELLARVSGAAVEVAADMYENDRSSTGFLPPAEFEKAADWFFAHPDESFHGWERAIDAQARIVKAIDRILADHDPEIPIAFVGHGGVGTLLKCHLQGVWISRDRDQPAGGGNLFAFSLADRIVTCDWTAMEQWKGFEHARA, encoded by the coding sequence ATGTTCGGCGTCTATGTTACCCATCCCCAAGTGAACATCGACCCGCAGGTTCCCGTTCCGCAATGGGGGCTGTCGGAAACCGGCAGGGCACGGGCGAACGAGGCTGCCCAGAGCGCTTGGGCTGCCACTCTTCAACGCATCGTTTCGAGCGATGAGAGGAAGGCAGTGGAGACGGCCGAACTGCTGGCCCGTGTCTCCGGTGCGGCCGTCGAGGTTGCCGCCGACATGTACGAGAACGACCGCAGCAGTACCGGCTTCCTGCCTCCCGCCGAGTTCGAGAAGGCGGCTGACTGGTTCTTCGCCCACCCAGACGAGAGTTTCCATGGGTGGGAACGCGCAATCGATGCGCAGGCACGGATCGTCAAAGCGATCGATCGGATCCTGGCGGACCATGATCCGGAAATCCCGATTGCCTTTGTCGGGCATGGCGGAGTGGGGACGCTCCTGAAATGCCATCTCCAGGGCGTGTGGATTTCGCGGGACCGCGACCAGCCGGCCGGCGGCGGCAATCTCTTCGCCTTCTCCCTTGCAGACAGAATCGTGACATGCGACTGGACGGCTATGGAACAATGGAAGGGGTTCGAACATGCACGCGCGTAA
- the pyrF gene encoding orotidine-5'-phosphate decarboxylase yields the protein MHARNRLIVGLDIPTVGEAEKMVATLGDTVPFYKIGYQLAFAGGIEFARDLAKDGKNVFLDMKLLDIDNTVAKGVENIATMGVTMLTVHAYPKAMRAAVKAAEGSGLCLLAVTVLTSMDDADLLEVGYQADARTLVMRRAEQALAAGMGGIVCSAEESAAVRKIVGSDMAIVTPGIRPAGGDAGDQKRVMTPGDALRAGSSHLVVGRPIVKAADPRAAARAILAEMTSAL from the coding sequence ATGCACGCGCGTAACCGCCTGATCGTTGGCCTCGATATCCCGACCGTCGGTGAAGCGGAAAAGATGGTCGCCACGCTGGGCGACACGGTTCCCTTCTACAAGATCGGATACCAGCTCGCGTTTGCGGGCGGCATCGAGTTCGCCCGCGACCTCGCGAAGGACGGCAAGAACGTCTTTCTCGACATGAAGCTTCTCGACATCGACAACACTGTTGCGAAGGGCGTCGAAAACATCGCCACGATGGGAGTGACGATGCTGACAGTGCATGCCTATCCGAAGGCCATGCGCGCCGCAGTCAAGGCCGCCGAGGGCTCAGGCCTCTGCCTTCTCGCGGTGACCGTGCTGACGTCCATGGACGACGCCGACCTGCTTGAGGTGGGTTACCAGGCGGATGCGCGTACGCTGGTCATGCGTCGCGCCGAACAGGCGCTCGCAGCCGGGATGGGGGGTATCGTCTGCTCGGCGGAGGAATCGGCGGCGGTGCGCAAGATCGTCGGATCGGACATGGCAATCGTCACGCCGGGGATTCGTCCGGCCGGCGGCGATGCCGGCGACCAGAAGCGGGTGATGACCCCGGGCGATGCACTGCGTGCCGGCTCAAGCCATCTTGTCGTCGGCCGTCCGATCGTCAAGGCAGCGGATCCGCGCGCGGCCGCCCGTGCGATCCTCGCTGAGATGACGTCCGCGCTCTAG
- a CDS encoding TRAP transporter substrate-binding protein: MDKPEKKAHTRRSFLKISATAGGAAAGTLAAPAVLAQSPIVMKMQTSWPASDIWMDFARQFTERVDAMSGGRLTVDLLPAGAVVGAFQVLDAVHDGVIDAAHSVPVYWYGKHKGASLFGTGPVFGGSATTMLSWFYAGGGAEFYRELQQDILGLEVVGYLGFPMFAQPFGWFKNEVNAVSDINGLKYRTVGLAADLMQAMGMSVAQLPGGEIVPAMERGVIDAFEFNNPSSDLRFGAQDVAKNYYLSSYHQASESFEFLFNRGFYEDLEPDLQAIVKYAVEAASTANTASAMDNYSADLRKLEEESGVKVHRTSQDILDAQIKAWDDLIVELEKDAFMKKVLDSQRAWVERVTYYELMNSPDYQLAYNHYFPNKLKL; the protein is encoded by the coding sequence ATGGATAAGCCTGAGAAGAAGGCGCATACGCGCCGTTCGTTCCTGAAGATCAGCGCAACTGCAGGCGGAGCAGCCGCTGGCACTCTTGCGGCACCGGCCGTGCTGGCACAATCACCGATCGTGATGAAGATGCAGACGTCGTGGCCGGCGTCGGACATCTGGATGGATTTTGCCCGGCAGTTCACCGAACGTGTCGACGCAATGTCGGGAGGACGGCTGACGGTCGACCTGCTGCCAGCGGGCGCAGTCGTAGGCGCATTTCAGGTTCTGGACGCTGTCCATGACGGCGTCATCGACGCGGCCCACTCGGTTCCCGTCTACTGGTACGGCAAGCACAAGGGCGCATCGCTGTTCGGCACCGGTCCGGTCTTCGGGGGCTCTGCCACGACCATGCTGTCCTGGTTCTATGCCGGCGGCGGTGCCGAGTTCTACCGGGAACTGCAGCAGGACATCCTCGGCCTCGAGGTCGTGGGCTACCTAGGCTTCCCGATGTTCGCCCAGCCCTTCGGCTGGTTCAAGAACGAAGTCAACGCTGTCAGCGATATCAACGGGTTGAAGTACCGCACCGTCGGTCTCGCCGCCGACCTGATGCAGGCGATGGGCATGTCCGTTGCACAGCTTCCAGGTGGCGAGATCGTCCCGGCGATGGAACGAGGCGTCATCGATGCTTTTGAGTTCAACAATCCGTCGTCCGACTTGCGCTTCGGTGCGCAGGATGTCGCGAAGAACTACTACCTCTCTTCGTACCACCAGGCGTCGGAATCCTTCGAGTTCCTGTTCAACAGAGGCTTCTATGAGGATCTCGAGCCGGACCTCCAGGCCATCGTGAAGTATGCTGTCGAGGCGGCGTCCACTGCCAACACCGCGTCGGCGATGGACAACTATTCGGCCGACCTCCGGAAGCTGGAGGAGGAATCCGGCGTCAAGGTCCATCGGACTTCTCAGGATATCCTCGATGCCCAGATTAAGGCATGGGACGACTTGATCGTCGAACTGGAGAAGGATGCCTTCATGAAGAAGGTCCTCGACAGCCAGCGTGCCTGGGTTGAGCGGGTTACCTATTACGAGCTGATGAACTCTCCGGACTACCAGCTCGCCTACAACCACTACTTCCCGAACAAGCTCAAGCTCTGA
- a CDS encoding TRAP transporter small permease subunit — MIAFIRFADGLSAWFGKAFAWLILLMTFGTSYEVFVRYIVGRPTPWALDVSFIMYGTLFMMGGAYTLSRGGHVRGDFLYRLWRPRTQATVDLVLYIFFFFPGVTALIFAGWKYASRSWGYGEVSVNSPAGIPIYQFKTAIVAAGILLFIQGIAQVFRCIQCIRDGFWIEAEEDVEETETLLIKEKKNELSGDQA; from the coding sequence ATGATCGCATTCATCCGGTTCGCCGACGGGCTGTCGGCATGGTTCGGCAAGGCCTTCGCCTGGCTCATCCTACTGATGACCTTTGGCACGAGCTATGAGGTCTTCGTCCGCTATATCGTTGGTCGCCCCACCCCTTGGGCCCTCGACGTCTCTTTCATCATGTACGGTACGCTGTTCATGATGGGAGGCGCTTATACGCTCTCCCGCGGCGGACACGTCCGAGGCGACTTTCTTTATCGACTCTGGAGACCGAGAACGCAGGCGACAGTCGACCTGGTTCTCTATATCTTCTTCTTTTTTCCGGGTGTCACGGCCCTGATCTTCGCAGGCTGGAAATATGCCTCGCGATCCTGGGGCTATGGCGAAGTCAGCGTCAACAGCCCGGCGGGCATTCCGATTTACCAGTTCAAGACCGCCATTGTCGCGGCCGGCATCCTCCTGTTCATCCAGGGCATCGCCCAGGTCTTCCGCTGCATCCAGTGCATACGGGACGGCTTCTGGATCGAGGCGGAAGAGGACGTAGAGGAAACTGAAACGCTCCTGATCAAGGAAAAGAAAAACGAGCTGTCAGGAGACCAGGCATGA
- a CDS encoding glutathione S-transferase family protein, giving the protein MPTLFHHPMSSSSRFVRLILSEYGFPVELIEEQPWEKRREFLALNPAATLPVYVDDSMRALCGPAVLMEFLDETHGVLKRDRRLFAEDPFQRAEIRRLTEWFLAKMEQDVTRPLVRERVYKLQMTAAQGGGAPDSKALRTARSNIRQHMKYLSWLAGSRPWLAGDRLTYADLAAAACISVLDYLGEIDWAETPIAKEWYQRLKSRPSFRPLLAERVRGLTPVSHYADLDF; this is encoded by the coding sequence ATGCCTACGCTCTTCCATCACCCGATGTCTTCCAGCTCGCGCTTCGTCCGGCTTATCCTGTCGGAGTACGGTTTTCCAGTGGAGCTGATCGAAGAGCAGCCATGGGAGAAGCGCCGGGAATTCCTGGCGCTCAATCCGGCCGCGACGCTTCCCGTCTATGTCGACGACAGCATGCGCGCCCTCTGTGGACCCGCCGTGCTGATGGAATTCCTGGACGAAACGCACGGCGTCCTGAAGCGTGACCGGAGGCTCTTTGCGGAAGACCCTTTCCAGCGGGCCGAGATCCGGCGGCTGACGGAGTGGTTCCTCGCCAAGATGGAGCAGGATGTGACCCGCCCTCTGGTACGCGAGCGTGTCTACAAGCTGCAGATGACCGCGGCGCAGGGCGGCGGAGCACCGGACTCGAAAGCACTTCGGACCGCGCGTTCCAATATCCGGCAGCACATGAAGTACCTTTCCTGGCTTGCCGGCTCGCGCCCCTGGCTTGCAGGCGACCGGTTGACATATGCCGATCTCGCTGCGGCCGCATGCATCTCGGTCCTGGACTATCTCGGCGAGATCGACTGGGCCGAGACGCCGATTGCGAAGGAATGGTATCAACGCCTAAAATCCCGCCCCTCCTTCCGGCCGCTGCTGGCCGAGAGAGTGCGCGGCCTGACACCGGTTTCCCACTATGCGGACCTCGACTTCTGA
- a CDS encoding complex I NDUFA9 subunit family protein encodes MSVSNLPPLVTVFGGSGFVGRHVVRSLVKRGYRIRVAVRRPDLAGFLLPYGYVGQIALVQANLRYRYSVDRAVEGASFVVNCVGILFESGRNSFNAVQDFGGRAVAEAARAAGAKLVHVSAIGADRDSDSSYAQSKGRAEAAILDTVPDAVILRPSIVFGPEDSFFNKFAGMAKMFPALPLIGGGKTKFQPVYVEDVAKAVALGVDGVIPGGRIYELGGPEVLTFRECMEIVLRTTARKRPLISLPFPIASMIGSVASLIPLIKPPITSDQVALLKKDNVVSEEAIRDGRTLEGMGIRPTHLTSVVPSYLVQYRPQGQFTNSGKAA; translated from the coding sequence ATGTCCGTGTCCAACCTGCCGCCCCTCGTCACCGTGTTCGGAGGCTCGGGCTTTGTCGGACGACATGTGGTTCGCAGCCTCGTGAAGCGGGGCTACCGTATCCGGGTGGCGGTGCGGCGTCCGGACCTCGCCGGCTTCCTTCTGCCCTATGGTTATGTGGGCCAGATTGCGCTGGTGCAGGCAAATCTGCGCTATCGATATTCGGTGGACCGTGCGGTCGAAGGCGCATCCTTCGTCGTCAATTGCGTCGGCATCCTCTTCGAAAGCGGGCGCAACTCCTTCAATGCGGTGCAGGACTTCGGCGGAAGGGCCGTGGCCGAAGCGGCACGCGCCGCCGGTGCCAAGCTGGTACATGTCTCGGCCATCGGCGCCGACAGGGATTCCGACTCGAGCTACGCGCAGAGCAAGGGTCGCGCAGAAGCCGCAATCCTCGATACGGTACCGGACGCAGTGATCCTGCGCCCCTCCATCGTTTTCGGACCGGAGGACAGCTTCTTCAACAAGTTTGCCGGGATGGCCAAGATGTTCCCGGCGCTGCCCCTGATCGGCGGCGGCAAGACGAAGTTCCAGCCGGTCTACGTGGAGGATGTCGCCAAGGCGGTGGCGCTCGGCGTCGACGGCGTCATCCCCGGCGGCCGCATCTACGAACTCGGTGGGCCGGAGGTGCTGACGTTCCGCGAATGCATGGAAATCGTTCTGCGGACGACCGCGCGCAAGCGGCCGCTGATCTCTCTCCCCTTCCCCATCGCCTCGATGATCGGCAGCGTCGCCTCGCTGATCCCCCTCATCAAGCCGCCGATCACCAGCGATCAGGTCGCGCTGCTGAAGAAGGACAACGTCGTCTCGGAAGAGGCGATTCGCGATGGCCGAACCTTGGAGGGCATGGGTATCCGTCCGACGCATCTCACGTCCGTCGTGCCCTCCTACCTCGTCCAGTATCGTCCGCAAGGCCAGTTCACCAACAGCGGCAAAGCGGCCTAG
- a CDS encoding DUF1330 domain-containing protein: MPKAYWIARVDVRDPERYKDYVSTAKPAFERFGANFLARGGQFVELEGKARGRNVVIEFPSVQAAVDCYNSLEYQAAAKIRQECADAEMVVVESV, encoded by the coding sequence ATGCCCAAGGCCTATTGGATTGCCAGAGTCGATGTTCGCGACCCGGAGCGCTACAAGGACTACGTCAGCACGGCGAAGCCGGCATTCGAACGGTTCGGCGCCAACTTCCTGGCACGTGGTGGACAGTTCGTCGAGCTGGAAGGCAAGGCGCGGGGCCGCAACGTCGTGATCGAGTTTCCCTCGGTCCAAGCGGCGGTGGACTGCTACAATTCGCTGGAATACCAGGCGGCGGCCAAGATCCGGCAGGAATGTGCGGACGCCGAAATGGTCGTCGTGGAAAGCGTCTGA
- a CDS encoding TRAP transporter large permease, translating into MTDPQVALLMLGLFIFVVFLGFPIAFTLMAMGIGFGYYAYFEPSRMWRAFNRLDETAGWWDSTSLWIEGFFNNRVFDLFINQTYTVMANDVLTAVPLFLFMGYIVERANIVDRLFSTLNIASKNIPGSMGVAALVTCALFATATGIVGAVVTLMGLLALPAMLKARYDHSFATGIICAGGTLGILIPPSIMLIVYAAASGTSIVRLYSAALLPGLTLVGLYLIYIVGRSILQPSVAPKPTADEVPDVPFFKLTLMIVTSFLPLAILILAVLGSILFGLATPTEAAAIGALGGMVLAVAYRAMSWDRLRQSVYLTVRTTAMVCWLFVGSYTFSSVFSYLGGEHVISEFVRGLDLTPFQFLLLAQLIIFLLGWPLEWSEIIIIFVPIFLPLLDMFGIDPLFFGILVALNLQTSFLTPPMAMSAYYLKGIAPPEVRLTQIFKGVLPFVAMVFISMALMYTFPQIVFYLPQQFYGR; encoded by the coding sequence ATGACGGATCCCCAAGTCGCACTCCTGATGCTCGGCCTCTTCATCTTCGTGGTGTTTCTCGGGTTTCCGATTGCCTTCACGCTCATGGCAATGGGAATTGGTTTCGGCTACTACGCCTATTTCGAGCCCAGCCGCATGTGGCGCGCCTTCAACCGGCTGGACGAAACGGCAGGGTGGTGGGACAGCACCAGCCTGTGGATCGAGGGCTTCTTCAATAACCGGGTCTTCGATCTCTTCATCAACCAGACCTACACCGTGATGGCGAACGACGTCCTGACAGCCGTGCCATTGTTCCTGTTCATGGGCTATATCGTGGAACGGGCGAACATCGTCGACCGTCTGTTCAGCACGTTGAATATCGCCTCGAAGAATATTCCAGGATCGATGGGTGTTGCTGCCCTCGTCACCTGCGCACTCTTCGCGACGGCAACCGGCATCGTGGGGGCAGTGGTAACCCTGATGGGCCTGCTGGCGTTGCCGGCAATGTTGAAGGCGCGCTACGACCACTCCTTCGCGACCGGCATCATCTGCGCCGGGGGAACGCTCGGTATCCTGATCCCGCCGTCGATCATGCTGATCGTCTATGCGGCAGCGTCAGGGACATCGATCGTGCGCCTCTACTCGGCAGCCCTGCTGCCAGGCCTCACGCTCGTGGGGCTTTACCTCATCTATATCGTCGGGCGCTCGATCCTGCAGCCAAGCGTCGCGCCGAAGCCGACGGCCGATGAAGTGCCGGATGTGCCGTTCTTCAAGCTCACCTTGATGATCGTGACCTCGTTCCTGCCGCTCGCAATCCTCATCCTTGCGGTCCTGGGTTCGATTCTTTTCGGGCTGGCCACGCCCACAGAAGCCGCCGCGATTGGAGCGCTCGGCGGCATGGTGCTTGCAGTCGCCTATCGGGCGATGAGCTGGGACCGTCTCCGACAAAGCGTCTATCTCACCGTTCGGACAACGGCGATGGTCTGCTGGCTCTTCGTCGGCTCCTACACCTTCTCCTCCGTCTTCTCCTACCTCGGCGGGGAGCACGTGATTTCCGAATTCGTGCGAGGCCTGGATCTGACGCCCTTCCAGTTCCTGCTGCTGGCGCAGCTGATCATCTTCCTCCTGGGCTGGCCGCTGGAGTGGTCGGAGATCATCATCATCTTCGTACCGATCTTCCTGCCGCTCCTCGACATGTTCGGCATCGATCCGCTGTTCTTCGGAATATTGGTGGCGCTCAACCTGCAGACCTCGTTCCTGACACCGCCGATGGCGATGTCAGCCTATTACCTGAAGGGTATTGCGCCGCCGGAGGTGCGACTGACGCAGATCTTCAAGGGCGTACTGCCCTTCGTGGCCATGGTCTTCATCAGCATGGCGCTGATGTACACGTTCCCGCAGATCGTGTTCTACCTGCCGCAGCAGTTCTATGGGCGATGA